A window from Bacteroidota bacterium encodes these proteins:
- a CDS encoding YaaA family protein: MSKISILLPPSEGKNPGGNPFAPDMFDYRSSSTFNYFSDLNPERRKLINVLQSTIEEGEGLESLFGVKGENLEEALDNNLTIFKAPLMSALDRYSPGIMYKSMDFAGLPTGAQRRLLENAIIFSGLFGLLRPDDLIPNYKLKIDASLPELGKVSKYWRDYVSPLLNETLEGHVVWNLLPKAHRDAWKDEHAYALMVEVAFYDKVEGGDLKALTHGVKPLRGQLVNYLVREMVENIDGVKEWEHPAGYKYDESRSVFDEEKKMATLAMVKV; encoded by the coding sequence ATGTCCAAAATTTCTATTCTGCTCCCACCCTCAGAAGGTAAAAATCCTGGTGGCAATCCGTTTGCCCCGGATATGTTCGACTACCGTTCATCTTCCACCTTCAATTATTTCAGCGACCTTAACCCGGAGCGAAGGAAGCTGATCAATGTGTTGCAATCAACCATTGAAGAAGGAGAAGGCCTGGAGTCGCTGTTTGGTGTCAAGGGTGAGAATCTGGAGGAGGCACTGGACAACAATCTGACCATTTTTAAAGCGCCCTTGATGTCTGCCCTGGATCGTTATAGTCCCGGGATTATGTACAAGTCGATGGATTTTGCTGGCCTGCCCACTGGGGCACAGCGCCGGCTGCTGGAAAATGCCATCATCTTTTCCGGCCTGTTCGGACTGCTACGTCCGGATGACCTCATTCCAAACTATAAGCTAAAAATCGACGCATCTTTACCCGAATTGGGGAAAGTGTCGAAGTATTGGCGCGACTACGTCAGCCCGCTCCTCAATGAAACGCTGGAAGGACATGTCGTCTGGAACCTGCTGCCCAAAGCGCACCGCGATGCGTGGAAAGACGAGCACGCGTACGCCCTGATGGTTGAAGTGGCCTTTTACGACAAAGTTGAAGGTGGTGACCTCAAAGCACTCACCCATGGTGTTAAACCGTTGCGTGGACAGCTGGTCAACTATCTTGTGCGTGAAATGGTTGAAAACATCGACGGTGTAAAAGAATGGGAGCATCCTGCCGGCTACAAATACGATGAGAGCCGTTCCGTTTTTGACGAAGAGAAAAAGATGGCTACCCTTGCCATGGTTAAAGTGTAG
- a CDS encoding biotin--[acetyl-CoA-carboxylase] ligase: MLQLDTHIRTLETEYWSHLNTKVLGREVRFLATTDSTNTQAMQWAQDAGPEGALVYAEHQAAGRGRHGRHWATDPSTNLLFSLILRPDLPPASLGIINVAASIALADTINRYTAPISSEIKWPNDILVQGKKCCGMLLESAIPVQHKSGSLPVILGIGVNLNQAHFTPDIAEKASSLLLETGRHIPRMAFLAQFLNHFETSYFSLKPTGNEQILAAYSKRLAYLNEETVLRFIGREKEIRGILTGVSATGALQLQTADGLCEFHAGEVTSQPNAPRHAGEG; the protein is encoded by the coding sequence ATGCTACAGTTGGATACACATATCAGAACACTTGAAACCGAATACTGGTCGCACCTGAATACGAAAGTTTTGGGCCGCGAAGTACGGTTTCTGGCTACAACTGATTCGACCAACACCCAGGCCATGCAATGGGCGCAAGATGCCGGACCCGAAGGTGCACTGGTGTACGCAGAACATCAGGCTGCCGGGCGCGGCCGACATGGCCGGCATTGGGCAACCGATCCCTCCACCAACCTGCTGTTTTCGCTAATCCTGCGCCCTGACCTCCCTCCCGCTTCTCTCGGCATCATCAATGTAGCGGCAAGTATTGCACTTGCTGATACCATAAATCGCTATACAGCCCCAATTTCAAGCGAAATTAAATGGCCCAATGATATCCTCGTGCAGGGTAAAAAATGCTGCGGCATGTTGCTTGAATCTGCGATTCCGGTGCAACACAAAAGTGGCTCATTGCCAGTTATTCTGGGGATCGGCGTCAATTTGAATCAGGCGCACTTCACACCAGACATTGCTGAAAAAGCGTCCTCATTGCTGCTGGAAACAGGGCGTCATATTCCACGCATGGCATTTCTCGCGCAATTCCTTAACCATTTCGAAACCAGCTATTTTTCGCTTAAACCCACGGGTAACGAGCAAATCCTGGCGGCCTACAGCAAGCGATTGGCTTACCTGAACGAAGAAACTGTCTTGCGTTTTATCGGCCGTGAAAAAGAAATCAGGGGCATCCTAACCGGTGTATCTGCAACGGGCGCCCTGCAATTGCAGACGGCAGACGGGCTGTGCGAATTCCACGCCGGCGAAGTGACAAGCCAGCCAAACGCGCCCCGTCATGCAGGCGAAGGGTGA
- a CDS encoding tetratricopeptide repeat protein, protein MIRSCYQISRWLCAGFVVLLLAGSHDVYGQIKPTEQVQMQFHRAETAWRNQTSILEAKVRVDQVLREAPNYAVAWKLRAEVLIAMERYGDAMQDAEQATLLDPEDGDAFLILAEAARLNNQPLLARNSLKKASTLSLDAGADFHIKLSRSAALLGEADFRMAESFARVALAKEPDYAEAYYQLARVFVLQERDEDAATTLQRGFQAELLDPVYVGYDSLLSSLREHPRLEAQFGN, encoded by the coding sequence ATGATTAGAAGTTGTTACCAAATTTCAAGGTGGTTATGTGCCGGCTTTGTTGTCCTCCTGCTTGCAGGCAGCCACGATGTATACGGCCAGATCAAGCCAACCGAGCAAGTGCAGATGCAATTCCATCGCGCAGAAACTGCGTGGCGGAATCAAACAAGCATCCTCGAAGCCAAGGTTCGTGTGGATCAAGTATTGCGTGAAGCGCCTAACTACGCAGTTGCGTGGAAGTTGCGCGCCGAGGTGCTGATTGCCATGGAACGCTATGGTGATGCCATGCAGGATGCTGAACAGGCTACTTTGCTTGATCCGGAAGATGGTGATGCGTTTCTTATCCTTGCGGAAGCCGCGAGGTTGAACAACCAGCCGCTGCTTGCCCGGAATTCACTTAAGAAAGCTTCAACGCTTTCGCTAGACGCCGGCGCTGATTTTCATATCAAACTCTCCCGAAGCGCGGCCCTGCTGGGCGAAGCTGATTTTCGGATGGCTGAATCATTTGCGCGCGTCGCGCTCGCCAAAGAGCCTGACTACGCAGAAGCGTATTACCAGCTCGCCCGCGTATTTGTATTGCAGGAACGCGATGAAGACGCTGCCACTACTTTGCAACGCGGATTTCAGGCAGAATTGCTGGATCCCGTTTACGTTGGCTATGACTCGCTGCTCAGCAGCCTCCGCGAACATCCCCGTCTCGAAGCGCAGTTCGGCAACTAA
- the udk gene encoding uridine kinase — MERPVIIGIAGGSGSGKTTVIRKIMGALDAASVAVIEHDAYYKDLRHLSAEERLSVNFDHPDSLETSLLLTHIEQLLAGQSIEKPTYDYNRHTRHEATVHITPKPIIIVDGILVLAESALADLMDIKIFVDTDGDVRLLRRIRRDIEERGRSIENILSQYERTVRPMYIQFVEPSKRRADVIIPRGGHNQVAIEMVVARINMLLGQMV, encoded by the coding sequence ATGGAGCGTCCTGTCATTATTGGTATTGCTGGAGGGTCTGGGTCCGGAAAAACCACGGTAATCCGGAAGATCATGGGAGCCCTGGACGCTGCCAGCGTCGCGGTAATTGAACACGATGCGTATTACAAAGACCTTCGGCACCTCTCTGCAGAAGAACGCCTGTCGGTCAACTTTGACCACCCTGATTCCCTCGAAACAAGCCTGCTGCTAACCCATATTGAGCAGTTGTTGGCCGGCCAGTCGATCGAGAAGCCAACCTATGATTACAACCGGCACACGCGCCACGAAGCAACCGTCCACATCACCCCCAAACCCATTATCATTGTAGATGGGATTCTGGTGCTCGCTGAGTCGGCCCTTGCTGACCTGATGGACATCAAGATATTTGTTGATACCGATGGTGACGTGCGTTTACTGCGTCGCATTCGGCGCGATATTGAAGAGCGGGGGCGTTCTATCGAAAATATCCTTTCGCAATACGAGCGCACAGTACGCCCGATGTACATCCAGTTTGTGGAGCCTTCGAAGCGCCGGGCTGATGTCATTATACCGAGAGGTGGGCACAACCAGGTGGCCATAGAGATGGTTGTCGCACGTATAAACATGCTGCTGGGGCAAATGGTGTAG
- a CDS encoding serine/threonine-protein kinase, whose protein sequence is MSGLFPKPQDKYPVVSLNDTDMELPQSAINNKMRYAYFKTLAKGGKCLIQSCKDLHLRRTVCYKSLHREIANDPIEQQRFLREARVTAMLQHPNTIPIYELSRDTKGHYYFTMKLVEGLTLREIITHLQEGNEEILETYGMDVLVDIILQVANALDYAHSHGVVHRDVKPANILIGPFGEVLVLDWGLAKVWNMVDLDLSYMELIEETDRSLTARGRLQGTALYMSPEQIAESKSIDHRTDVFSLGAVLYEVLTLSLMAWGDTLDELLRHMQYDDPARPIEKAPARNIPEMLDAICMKSVEKDPDNRYSTIREMIEALQAWRVRVD, encoded by the coding sequence ATGTCCGGTCTGTTTCCCAAACCACAGGACAAATATCCCGTCGTCTCCCTTAACGACACGGATATGGAACTGCCACAAAGCGCCATCAACAACAAGATGCGCTATGCCTATTTCAAAACCCTTGCAAAAGGTGGCAAGTGTTTGATTCAGTCGTGTAAAGACTTGCACCTCCGCCGAACCGTGTGTTACAAGTCGCTGCACCGCGAAATAGCTAACGATCCTATCGAACAACAGCGTTTTTTGCGGGAGGCACGTGTGACGGCTATGCTGCAGCACCCGAACACAATCCCGATTTACGAACTAAGTAGAGACACAAAGGGTCACTACTATTTCACGATGAAACTCGTGGAAGGGCTCACGTTGCGGGAAATTATCACGCACCTGCAGGAGGGCAATGAGGAGATATTGGAAACGTATGGGATGGATGTGCTGGTTGACATTATTCTGCAAGTGGCCAACGCGCTGGATTATGCGCATAGCCACGGTGTTGTACATCGGGATGTGAAGCCGGCCAACATACTGATTGGTCCGTTTGGCGAAGTGCTGGTGCTGGACTGGGGCCTCGCAAAAGTATGGAATATGGTAGATCTCGATCTGTCGTATATGGAGCTTATCGAAGAAACAGACCGCTCGTTAACCGCGCGAGGGAGGCTGCAGGGGACAGCGCTCTACATGTCGCCTGAGCAGATTGCAGAGTCCAAATCCATTGACCACCGTACAGACGTATTTAGCCTCGGTGCTGTACTTTATGAGGTCTTAACCCTTTCGCTTATGGCCTGGGGCGACACGCTGGATGAATTGTTGCGACACATGCAGTACGATGATCCGGCACGGCCGATCGAAAAGGCGCCGGCGCGTAATATTCCAGAGATGCTGGACGCCATTTGCATGAAAAGTGTAGAGAAAGATCCGGATAACAGGTACAGCACCATTCGTGAAATGATTGAAGCGTTGCAGGCGTGGCGCGTACGGGTGGATTAA